The following are encoded together in the uncultured Sphaerochaeta sp. genome:
- a CDS encoding AraC family transcriptional regulator, with product MVDDERMTRDSLMKLIDWELLNLQVAFTATDGVDALRKLETLPVDILITDVRMPHMNGIELALNTRTKLPLCKILFLSGYTDKEYLKSAISLKVEQYIEKPIDIEVLQHELEGIVRQLANQEKVSQPCESFSSLVNASRLIRQEIAQELINPSRGGYSFIISRYYPLYFDWKELDSYQVVCIHSHSRQPIIEKIFQCIEISQQSSKEIDFLATQIGECDTAFIFRQPESISLDYLTSRFFEAEAALSFGISKPIKTIQQLPEAWLEAQELCDRWFYTGKGSLHDTNSAFKEHELPSGFFSSLSMTYKSMENMFLTLEEKPCSKVQELKYSLYSMYLKMMEITINEQCMPFTRFTEFTLSEVKDLIMYGMHVFGTLGNDSYDPKVKETIHYILWNYADFNLSIKTLADHVELSQNYLCALFKQYTGTTINNIMIEVRLEKTKKLLRTTDLRMYEIASKVGMSDPNYLSSVFKQRLGMTPSQYRDRQGKEFND from the coding sequence ATTGTCGACGATGAACGAATGACAAGAGACAGTCTCATGAAACTAATCGATTGGGAACTACTCAACTTACAGGTAGCCTTCACTGCAACCGATGGGGTTGATGCGTTACGGAAACTTGAAACGCTCCCAGTAGATATTCTCATAACTGATGTCCGCATGCCTCACATGAACGGAATTGAACTGGCATTGAATACTCGAACGAAACTACCGTTATGCAAGATATTGTTTCTTAGCGGATATACTGATAAGGAATATTTGAAGTCCGCGATCTCCCTAAAAGTTGAACAATACATCGAAAAGCCAATTGATATTGAAGTGCTTCAACATGAGCTAGAAGGAATTGTGCGACAACTAGCAAATCAAGAAAAAGTGTCTCAACCTTGTGAAAGCTTCTCCTCTCTCGTAAATGCTTCACGTCTTATAAGACAGGAAATCGCACAAGAATTGATCAATCCCTCTCGTGGAGGCTATTCGTTTATCATTTCACGTTATTATCCTCTTTATTTTGACTGGAAGGAACTGGATTCGTACCAAGTTGTCTGCATCCATTCTCATTCAAGGCAGCCTATCATAGAGAAGATTTTTCAATGCATTGAGATTTCTCAACAATCTTCGAAAGAAATCGATTTTCTAGCAACCCAGATTGGAGAATGCGACACAGCATTTATCTTCCGACAACCAGAGTCCATCAGTCTTGATTACTTGACTAGTAGATTCTTCGAAGCAGAAGCTGCTCTCTCCTTTGGTATAAGCAAACCAATAAAGACGATCCAGCAGCTTCCAGAGGCTTGGCTAGAAGCCCAAGAACTATGTGACCGCTGGTTTTATACAGGGAAAGGGTCCTTGCACGATACCAATTCCGCATTCAAGGAGCATGAGCTTCCCTCTGGTTTCTTTTCTTCACTATCGATGACCTACAAGTCTATGGAGAACATGTTCCTAACGCTTGAAGAAAAACCTTGTTCCAAGGTACAGGAACTCAAATACTCGTTATACTCAATGTATCTAAAGATGATGGAAATCACTATCAATGAGCAGTGCATGCCTTTCACTCGTTTCACCGAATTTACTCTCTCTGAAGTAAAGGACCTCATCATGTATGGTATGCATGTCTTCGGCACGTTGGGAAATGATTCCTATGATCCGAAAGTAAAAGAGACTATCCATTACATACTCTGGAATTATGCGGATTTTAATCTTTCAATTAAGACACTTGCAGATCATGTTGAGCTCTCTCAAAACTATCTCTGTGCTCTGTTTAAACAGTATACAGGCACCACTATCAACAATATTATGATAGAAGTACGTCTAGAAAAAACTAAAAAACTCCTTAGAACCACTGATCTAAGAATGTATGAAATTGCATCAAAAGTAGGGATGTCTGATCCAAATTATCTGAGTAGTGTTTTCAAGCAGAGACTTGGAATGACTCCAAGTCAGTACCGTGACCGTCAAGGAAAGGAATTCAATGATTAA
- a CDS encoding aldo/keto reductase gives MEYRRCGASGLKLPSLSLGLWHNFGESASYQNCKAMILGSFDRGITHFDLANNYGPPPGSAEKMFGTILHREALMHRDEMVISTKAGYHMWEGPYGEWGSKKHLVSSLDQSLKRLQLGYVDIFYHHRPDPLTPLEETAQALVGIVRAGKALYIGISNYGPEDTVRMITLLERERVHCLVNQLKYSMLERDNQALFPILQEHGVGGIAYSPLAQGLLTGKYVSGIPIDSRAAGKSVFLTPDSVTPEVLGVVRDLSEVAEKRGQKLAQMALAWVLHQQSIVSVILGASRMEQVDENLMALQNLSFSPEETDTIESILGTS, from the coding sequence ATGGAATATCGTCGTTGCGGAGCAAGCGGGCTAAAATTACCAAGTCTTAGTCTTGGACTTTGGCATAATTTTGGAGAGTCAGCGTCTTACCAGAATTGTAAGGCTATGATACTAGGAAGTTTTGACCGAGGGATAACTCATTTTGATCTTGCCAATAACTATGGGCCTCCTCCTGGTAGTGCAGAAAAAATGTTTGGAACCATCCTGCATAGAGAAGCATTGATGCATCGTGATGAGATGGTTATTTCCACTAAGGCGGGGTATCACATGTGGGAAGGTCCCTATGGAGAATGGGGAAGCAAGAAGCATCTGGTATCGAGCTTGGACCAAAGCCTGAAGCGACTTCAATTAGGGTATGTAGATATTTTTTATCATCATCGCCCTGATCCTTTGACTCCTCTTGAAGAGACAGCTCAGGCATTGGTAGGTATTGTGCGGGCTGGAAAAGCTCTCTATATCGGTATCAGCAACTATGGTCCTGAAGATACCGTCCGTATGATTACACTACTTGAAAGAGAACGAGTGCATTGTTTGGTGAACCAGCTCAAGTACTCGATGCTAGAGCGAGACAATCAAGCGCTATTTCCGATATTACAAGAGCATGGTGTTGGGGGAATTGCTTATTCGCCACTGGCCCAAGGACTACTAACAGGTAAGTATGTATCGGGTATTCCCATTGACTCTCGAGCAGCTGGAAAAAGTGTGTTTCTTACTCCAGATTCTGTTACACCTGAAGTTCTAGGTGTTGTAAGGGATTTATCAGAAGTAGCAGAAAAACGTGGTCAAAAACTTGCCCAAATGGCACTGGCTTGGGTACTGCATCAGCAAAGCATTGTGAGTGTTATCCTAGGGGCTAGTAGGATGGAGCAGGTGGATGAAAATCTAATGGCTCTTCAGAACCTCTCATTTTCGCCAGAAGAAACTGACACTATTGAATCTATTCTTGGCACTTCATGA
- a CDS encoding sugar ABC transporter permease: protein MFYFIGSFIPIMIISFSLALAVRSKPAKRLQPLYKPMIFLPQVCAIVASSLCFKIIFGDRVGVFSQLFGHPIPFLSDNNLMRWVVVALLTWRGIGWFFIIFLSGLTTISDDIIEAATIDGAGPVATIFSIIIPMMKPTFMLAFVTNAIGSLKIYTEPNLLLAQNYDPPMQVAPYINLIINSMGGGQFGMASAAGWILVFVILILTLFQLRLFQGDE from the coding sequence ATGTTTTATTTTATTGGTAGTTTCATTCCCATCATGATTATCTCATTTTCTTTAGCATTAGCTGTTAGATCGAAGCCAGCAAAGAGGCTCCAGCCCTTATATAAGCCAATGATATTTCTACCACAGGTCTGTGCGATTGTTGCTAGTAGCTTGTGTTTTAAGATTATTTTTGGGGACCGAGTAGGTGTTTTTAGCCAATTGTTTGGTCATCCCATCCCGTTTCTTTCTGACAACAATTTAATGCGCTGGGTTGTAGTTGCTCTCCTGACCTGGAGAGGTATCGGCTGGTTCTTTATCATCTTTCTCTCAGGCTTGACTACCATCAGTGATGATATTATCGAAGCTGCTACAATCGATGGAGCTGGTCCAGTTGCTACCATTTTTTCCATAATCATCCCAATGATGAAACCAACATTCATGTTGGCATTTGTCACAAATGCTATAGGATCTTTGAAAATTTATACTGAACCCAATTTGCTGCTTGCACAAAATTATGATCCACCCATGCAAGTAGCCCCCTACATAAATCTGATAATTAACAGTATGGGGGGAGGTCAGTTTGGGATGGCAAGTGCAGCAGGTTGGATTTTGGTTTTTGTAATCTTAATCCTCACTCTGTTTCAATTACGTCTATTTCAGGGAGATGAGTGA
- a CDS encoding extracellular solute-binding protein: MKKYVVAMLVIMLCIPAVFATGSKESSEVSSEQISLENVWDGEPVNLTMMVFPATANYENINADFLAANPDIDRKVDIEVELGGSGDADVAQKFRLALASGQNIPDLIRLNYTQLPEFAEAGVLEDISAYVEPYENGIIEAAKTVMQYKGTYYAFPREIKPKVWFYRADIFEELNIDPYQVKTLDEFIAVGKKIQEKYPNAHLENYNIPARSYDLMMLLSGTDGSFCNEEGVYDLASDPDVKLTFERIKKLHDSSVSSSVAEWSADWKPAFNNGELVSQLLGGWFKTDFMNFGLSEQKGKWAIAPWPEEIRYGSDAGGAIWVIPKAAKNKEVAASYIAKLCFDIDAAKIIYDETGIIPALKSAKEDPYFNAPHNYYASSLGPVNFETLEYLRVYPFTPASTQEITIALQYLDEYLGGKMTVDEALRAAQKDMLNQIGNPFK; the protein is encoded by the coding sequence ATGAAAAAGTATGTAGTTGCAATGTTAGTTATCATGCTTTGTATTCCTGCAGTATTTGCAACAGGAAGCAAAGAATCATCAGAGGTTTCATCAGAACAAATTTCTTTGGAAAATGTTTGGGATGGTGAGCCTGTAAATCTGACAATGATGGTATTTCCGGCTACTGCAAATTATGAAAATATCAATGCAGACTTCTTGGCAGCAAACCCTGATATTGATCGAAAGGTAGACATCGAGGTAGAGCTTGGGGGAAGTGGTGATGCCGATGTTGCGCAGAAATTCAGGCTAGCTCTCGCATCAGGGCAAAATATTCCTGATTTGATTAGATTGAACTACACCCAACTCCCTGAATTTGCAGAAGCAGGTGTGCTAGAGGATATTAGTGCCTATGTAGAGCCGTATGAGAATGGGATTATTGAGGCAGCTAAGACGGTCATGCAATACAAGGGTACCTATTATGCATTCCCTCGGGAAATTAAGCCAAAAGTGTGGTTCTATCGTGCCGATATCTTCGAAGAACTGAATATTGATCCATACCAGGTAAAGACGCTTGATGAATTTATTGCGGTAGGGAAAAAGATCCAAGAGAAGTATCCCAATGCTCATTTAGAGAACTATAACATTCCAGCAAGAAGTTATGATTTGATGATGCTGCTCAGTGGGACAGATGGATCATTCTGCAACGAAGAAGGGGTCTATGACTTAGCTAGTGACCCTGATGTCAAGTTGACCTTTGAACGTATTAAGAAGCTCCACGATTCGTCAGTTAGTAGTTCAGTTGCAGAGTGGAGTGCTGACTGGAAGCCAGCATTCAACAACGGTGAATTGGTTAGCCAATTGCTCGGAGGCTGGTTCAAGACCGATTTCATGAATTTTGGACTTTCTGAACAGAAAGGTAAGTGGGCAATAGCGCCTTGGCCAGAAGAAATACGTTATGGTTCCGATGCTGGTGGTGCAATTTGGGTTATCCCAAAAGCGGCAAAAAATAAGGAAGTAGCAGCTTCCTATATTGCAAAACTGTGCTTTGATATTGATGCTGCTAAGATAATTTATGATGAGACTGGTATTATCCCAGCTCTAAAGTCAGCGAAAGAGGATCCGTATTTCAACGCTCCACATAATTATTATGCATCAAGTCTTGGGCCTGTAAACTTTGAGACGCTTGAGTATCTCAGGGTTTACCCCTTTACCCCTGCATCAACACAAGAGATAACCATTGCGCTTCAGTATCTTGATGAATATCTCGGTGGAAAAATGACTGTAGATGAAGCTCTTAGGGCAGCTCAGAAAGATATGCTAAATCAGATAGGTAATCCCTTTAAGTAA
- a CDS encoding ATP-binding protein, whose amino-acid sequence MKIKSISLGGFKNLKLTRIEFNRITALVSPNNYGKSNVLQGIDFALSFLSAGEKSRKKMTSWTKGIPLNPYSAADPFLFEVEFHEPSLGEYQYVRYGFSFTWFRDDASGQRIVDEWLEMRETESVKYTKYLKRNEGRYRKAKSTNAFRNIILGPYQLAVDTLSSIDDIAYASALSLIKHLSFITCVSLDMDSQYQDLPFEMSDSDDSLSDTNDIPKLLNALKDKFPDRFALFKEAITTLFPEISDIEVVKAKFDPPDELFKMYAMENEEVKYTTNAATPPFKWKNEIQKIFVTYKHMNQPLDITMLSAGTKRLFWIMAILFSSNSTTHVIGIEELETSIHPRLIKQTLELLNEHLGDISLIITSHSPYLVQYVKLENIYIGIPDKTGLASFQKIAKTKVKSLVNTSQDLGLSIGEYLFDLMSGDSKSNYILKKYIKG is encoded by the coding sequence ATGAAAATAAAAAGCATATCCCTTGGAGGATTTAAAAATCTAAAACTGACACGCATTGAGTTTAATCGTATTACAGCGCTTGTTTCTCCGAATAATTATGGCAAGTCCAATGTTCTCCAAGGAATTGACTTTGCTTTATCATTCTTGAGTGCTGGAGAAAAAAGCCGCAAGAAAATGACATCCTGGACAAAAGGAATACCTTTGAATCCGTATTCTGCAGCCGACCCTTTTCTCTTTGAGGTTGAGTTCCATGAACCTTCTTTGGGCGAGTATCAATATGTACGGTATGGATTTTCTTTCACCTGGTTCCGTGATGATGCTTCTGGGCAACGGATTGTCGATGAATGGTTGGAAATGAGAGAAACCGAGAGCGTAAAATATACAAAATACCTGAAGAGAAATGAAGGACGTTATCGAAAAGCGAAATCCACAAATGCTTTTAGAAATATCATTTTAGGCCCATATCAGCTTGCTGTTGATACCTTGTCCTCTATTGATGACATTGCCTATGCCTCAGCGCTCAGCTTGATAAAACATCTCTCCTTTATTACTTGCGTATCTCTGGATATGGATAGTCAATATCAGGACCTCCCGTTTGAAATGAGTGATTCAGATGACTCACTCTCCGATACAAATGATATCCCCAAATTACTCAATGCTCTCAAGGACAAATTTCCTGATAGATTTGCATTATTCAAAGAAGCCATTACAACCCTATTCCCTGAAATAAGCGACATCGAGGTGGTGAAGGCAAAATTTGATCCACCTGATGAGTTGTTTAAGATGTATGCAATGGAAAATGAGGAAGTGAAGTATACTACCAATGCAGCCACCCCTCCATTCAAATGGAAGAATGAGATTCAGAAAATCTTTGTAACGTACAAGCATATGAATCAACCACTTGATATTACTATGTTGTCAGCAGGGACAAAGCGGCTATTCTGGATTATGGCCATCCTATTCTCCAGCAATTCAACTACACACGTTATAGGTATTGAAGAACTGGAGACCAGTATCCATCCAAGACTCATAAAGCAAACCCTGGAACTACTAAACGAGCATCTAGGAGATATTTCTTTGATTATCACAAGCCACTCTCCCTATCTTGTCCAATACGTAAAATTGGAGAATATCTATATTGGCATTCCTGACAAGACAGGGCTTGCTTCCTTCCAGAAAATTGCCAAGACCAAGGTTAAATCTTTAGTCAATACATCCCAAGATCTTGGACTCTCAATAGGTGAGTATCTGTTTGACTTGATGTCTGGCGATTCCAAGTCCAATTACATCCTCAAAAAATATATCAAGGGTTAA
- a CDS encoding carbohydrate ABC transporter permease — protein sequence MTIKRTIQYGMLHVILVLVCLILLFPVYIMVAGSLKTAEELALNVSGIPVFPTLENFSRLFAFNSGLILRTYGNSIFVATSYTVLVVGIASLAGFSFAKFKFLGCDVLFLLLLITMMVPVELNITPLYLFFSKINWLNTYKVQIFPGIANVFALFLMRQYMITIPNSLIEAARIDGASDFFIFRSVILPVSVPAIGALAILQFLSKWNELLFPKIMLTKERLMPIMVILPTLNEIDSARSVPWELVLAGCTLVTIPLIVVFLLFQDKFLSSVTLGAVKG from the coding sequence ATGACAATAAAGAGAACAATACAATATGGCATGTTGCATGTAATTTTGGTTCTTGTATGCCTTATTCTCCTATTTCCAGTCTATATAATGGTTGCTGGATCATTGAAAACGGCAGAGGAACTTGCTTTAAATGTATCAGGTATTCCAGTATTCCCAACGCTGGAGAATTTTTCCCGGCTATTTGCTTTCAATTCAGGTTTAATTCTAAGAACATACGGAAATAGTATTTTTGTAGCTACGTCCTATACGGTATTAGTGGTAGGGATAGCAAGCTTAGCTGGTTTCTCATTTGCAAAATTCAAGTTTTTGGGTTGCGATGTGCTTTTCTTGCTACTTCTCATAACCATGATGGTTCCTGTTGAGCTGAACATCACCCCATTATATCTATTCTTCTCAAAGATCAATTGGCTCAACACCTATAAAGTACAGATTTTTCCAGGTATAGCTAATGTGTTTGCTCTATTCCTGATGAGACAATACATGATAACCATCCCAAATTCTTTGATAGAGGCTGCAAGGATTGATGGGGCAAGTGATTTCTTTATCTTTCGTTCAGTGATACTACCGGTATCCGTCCCAGCAATTGGAGCTTTGGCAATACTGCAATTTCTCAGCAAATGGAATGAGTTGTTGTTTCCAAAAATCATGTTAACGAAAGAGAGACTCATGCCAATAATGGTTATTCTTCCAACATTGAATGAAATCGATTCAGCGAGAAGTGTTCCATGGGAGTTGGTATTGGCAGGGTGCACATTGGTTACCATTCCATTGATTGTAGTGTTCCTGTTATTCCAAGATAAGTTTTTGTCTAGTGTGACGTTGGGGGCGGTAAAAGGCTAA
- a CDS encoding aldolase/citrate lyase family protein: MNSDKLREKIAEGKLVKGVFITMADSVSSEMAGYCGYDYVWIDAEHGALDRQEIFHHIRAAQGAGCCAFVRIRVIETSIVKAVLDMGPDGIIFPFCETEEDARTAVAACEYPDMGIGGCRGQGPVRAIRYGLDEEAKYLKEAYRKVWKILQIESLQGYKNLPGILKVPGIDSLFIGAADLSRSINASHGAYTMDAVYDDICSQVRETDLLLGAAIGANQEDAKRVRSKGVQWVVFGQDSRILAEGLRDNIRKVGLEG, translated from the coding sequence ATGAATAGTGATAAATTGAGAGAGAAAATTGCAGAAGGGAAGTTGGTCAAAGGTGTATTTATCACTATGGCTGATAGTGTTTCCAGTGAGATGGCTGGTTATTGCGGGTATGACTATGTTTGGATAGATGCAGAGCATGGAGCTCTGGATCGTCAGGAAATATTTCATCATATTCGGGCAGCTCAAGGGGCTGGATGTTGCGCCTTCGTGAGGATACGAGTAATTGAAACTTCAATTGTGAAGGCAGTTTTGGATATGGGCCCAGATGGAATAATCTTTCCATTTTGTGAAACTGAAGAGGATGCTCGCACTGCTGTTGCAGCCTGTGAGTATCCAGATATGGGAATAGGGGGTTGCCGGGGGCAAGGACCTGTACGAGCTATCCGGTATGGGCTTGATGAGGAAGCTAAGTACCTGAAAGAAGCATATAGGAAAGTTTGGAAAATCTTGCAGATTGAGTCACTACAAGGCTATAAGAACCTTCCGGGTATTCTTAAGGTCCCTGGCATTGATTCCCTTTTTATTGGTGCAGCAGATTTGAGTCGAAGCATAAATGCCTCTCATGGAGCTTATACCATGGATGCTGTTTATGATGATATCTGTAGCCAGGTTCGAGAAACTGATTTACTCCTGGGTGCGGCAATTGGCGCAAACCAAGAGGATGCGAAACGAGTAAGGAGTAAAGGGGTCCAATGGGTAGTTTTTGGGCAAGATTCAAGGATACTTGCTGAAGGACTCAGAGACAATATTCGTAAGGTAGGGCTTGAAGGATGA